One genomic region from Mycobacterium basiliense encodes:
- a CDS encoding DUF2613 family protein: protein MPGFALAAMATIAAGLSIGAAATVGLTLVVQGGSMTPTHSVPAPAVNTVVQYGDRCFDDYCPPPCGETTPCLNTRPRPHERSRQP, encoded by the coding sequence ATGCCCGGGTTCGCACTGGCCGCGATGGCCACTATTGCGGCCGGCCTGTCCATCGGTGCCGCCGCCACCGTCGGCTTAACGCTCGTCGTCCAGGGCGGCAGCATGACGCCCACCCACAGCGTGCCCGCTCCCGCCGTGAACACCGTGGTGCAGTACGGCGACCGCTGCTTCGATGACTACTGCCCGCCGCCGTGCGGAGAGACAACCCCGTGTTTGAACACCCGGCCCCGGCCCCACGAGCGCTCTCGGCAGCCGTGA
- a CDS encoding DUF2613 domain-containing protein codes for MNRIIAPAAASVVVGLLLGAAAIFGVTLMVQQDTKPPLPGGDPSSSVLNRVEYGNRS; via the coding sequence ATGAATCGGATCATCGCGCCCGCCGCCGCGAGCGTGGTGGTTGGTCTGTTGCTGGGCGCCGCCGCAATCTTCGGGGTCACCCTGATGGTGCAGCAAGACACGAAACCGCCACTCCCCGGGGGCGATCCGTCGTCATCAGTGCTCAACCGGGTCGAATACGGCAACCGTAGCTAA
- a CDS encoding glycoside hydrolase family 3 N-terminal domain-containing protein — MAFPRTLAVLAAASALVAACSHGGTRTGTSSATSNPAPGSPPPVAAPAPRVCADPAAVPAVLPIRDKLAQLLMVGVRDADDARAVVANYRVGGILVGSDTDLSMLTNGALKELAASAGPLPLAVSVDEEGGRVSRLNSLLGGRGPSARELAQTESADQVYQIALQRGRQMHELGFTVDLAPVVDVTDAPADTVIGDRSFGANAETVTQYAGAYARGLRDAGLLPVLKHFPGHGRASGDSHTGGVVTPPLSDLQHSDLVPYRTLVTQAPVGVMLGHLQVPGLTGDEPASLSRAAVDLLRGGAGYGGPPFDGPVFSDDLSSMAAISDRYGVTEAVLRSLQAGTDIALWVTTKEVPAVLDRLEQALAAGELQMPVIDQSVVRVARMKNVTPDCGH; from the coding sequence ATGGCTTTTCCCCGCACCCTGGCGGTGCTCGCCGCCGCGTCAGCGCTGGTGGCGGCCTGCAGCCACGGCGGCACCCGGACCGGCACCTCGTCGGCGACGAGTAATCCCGCACCCGGCAGCCCGCCCCCGGTGGCCGCACCGGCGCCGCGCGTGTGTGCCGATCCCGCGGCCGTACCGGCGGTGCTGCCGATTCGAGACAAGCTGGCCCAGCTATTGATGGTCGGTGTGCGCGATGCCGACGACGCCAGGGCGGTGGTCGCCAACTACCGCGTCGGGGGCATCCTGGTCGGCAGCGACACCGACCTGTCGATGCTGACCAACGGCGCACTCAAGGAGTTGGCCGCCAGCGCCGGCCCGCTGCCGTTGGCGGTGAGCGTCGACGAGGAAGGTGGCCGGGTGTCGCGGCTGAACTCACTGCTGGGGGGCAGAGGACCGTCGGCGAGGGAGCTGGCGCAGACCGAGTCGGCCGATCAGGTCTACCAGATCGCACTGCAGCGTGGCCGGCAGATGCACGAGCTGGGCTTCACCGTCGACCTAGCCCCGGTGGTAGATGTCACGGACGCCCCGGCCGACACCGTGATCGGCGACCGGTCGTTTGGCGCGAATGCGGAAACGGTCACCCAGTACGCCGGTGCCTACGCGCGAGGACTGCGCGACGCTGGGTTGCTGCCGGTGCTTAAGCACTTTCCCGGCCACGGCCGTGCCTCGGGCGATTCACACACCGGAGGCGTCGTCACCCCGCCGTTGAGCGACTTGCAGCACAGTGATCTGGTGCCCTATCGGACATTGGTGACTCAAGCTCCGGTCGGGGTGATGCTTGGCCATCTGCAGGTTCCGGGGCTCACCGGCGACGAACCGGCGAGCCTGAGCAGGGCCGCGGTGGACCTGCTGCGCGGAGGCGCGGGATATGGTGGTCCGCCCTTTGACGGCCCGGTGTTCAGCGACGACCTATCCAGCATGGCCGCCATCTCCGACCGGTACGGCGTCACCGAGGCGGTGCTGCGCAGCCTGCAGGCCGGCACCGACATTGCGCTGTGGGTAACCACCAAAGAGGTGCCCGCCGTGCTGGATCGGTTGGAACAGGCTTTGGCCGCTGGGGAACTGCAAATGCCGGTGATCGACCAATCGGTGGTGCGGGTGGCACGGATGAAGAACGTCACCCCGGACTGCGGCCATTAG